Sequence from the Chthonomonas sp. genome:
GGTGAAAAGGTACGAGTGCCCGATCCGATCGGACTTCAGACTGTTTTGCAGGGTGCGTACCACATGCTGCTGGCCGACAAGATCGCCAAACGTCTGGCTGCGATATTTTCGGTAGAGGGCAATGTGGGCCAATGGTCAGTCCTAAAAATCAAAGAGAAGGAACGCCGGGAAGAATGCATCGCACAGAGGTTCGACTTACCGTTGCTACCTTCCGGTCCTGGCGGAGTTCACCGGCCTGCTGCCGCGCAGTTCCCGGCGATGTGCCGCGTGGACACATCGCTGGGACCGCGTCCCTTCTCTTACTGAGATTACTTGATTCCGTCAGTTTCCGGGCTTCACGACGCTCGGCTCTGACAGAAGTCCTGGCACGTTGATGATGTCCTTGTTGAGGTTCGATCGGTTGAGCTCGACGAAGTTCGGGGTCTGGATGACCGGGGTCTTCTCGGCCCACTCGCCACGTCGCAGCAGCTGATCGCGCGTCATCGTGAACGACGTGTACATCACTCTTACGCCCGGTCGTGCGTCGAGGTTCAAGAAGTTTTTGTCTGTGAACCCTTCACCGTTCCAACCAAACTTATCTTGGATGTGAGGAGGAGCGTTGCGCGCGCTGTAGTAGAACTCCAGCACGTACTTGTCCCGAGACATGGGGTACATGGTCGGGTCCTTGCTCATGTCCACCTTCTTCAAGAACTGGCGGTTGCGCACGTAGAGCTGTTCTTGCATGAACGTTCGATCGCGGGGCGGATCCAGATTTACAGTCGTCGCGTCTTTCTCCCAGTGCACCGAACCCGGGTAAGCGTTCGGATAGTCCTCATCGCGCAAGATTGCGCGAATTCGAGTACCAACCGGCAAAACATTCCAAGTCCCTTCAAACTGGATGACCTTGGCTTCAACGACCGTTGCGCGGACCGAGAACCCAGTTTCGAACGGAGGCTGCGTGTCGGCCGGGATCGGATTCTCCGCCGGGTTGTTGCGGGTGAACCAGCCGCGCTGTGACATGCGAACGAGCATCGTGTCGATGTTGTTCTCGATCGTATCGCGGTTTGTTCGGTTCTGGAAGTTGTCCTTGTCGTTCTTCAGGGCAAGCTCGGCCTTGTCGAGCAGACTGTAGTAGTAGTCCAACGCGCGATCGATCTTGCCTGCCTTCATGTAGGCGTTGGCCAGCACGTTTCGGCGCGCCGGGAGCATATCTTGCTTCGTTCCGGCTTGTTCAAACCAATTCACTGACTGGTCGAAGTCGTCTTCGATCTTGTGGTACCACATCCAACCCGTTTCGAAGTACATCTCGTACGTCGCGGGGTTGTTCTTGGCACCCTCCATGCCGAGAGCGAGCGCTGACGGCAGATAGCGCCGGTCGGAGCGCTGCTCTTCGTCCGTGAAGTTGTAGCCGATGTGCCACATACCCGTGGCGTAGACGTCGATCTGGCTGGGATCCAGCCAGGTGACCAGCCGGACGATCGGCAAGATCGCGTCGTAGTTGCCCGTGTCAAAGAACGAATCCGCACGAACCCACAGGATGCCTGCGATCATCTCGCGGAAGCCCGCCAGTGCCGCAAGCAACTGATCTGGCGAGAGCCCTTCTGCGATGCCAGTCTGCTTGGGCGCATAGTCCTTGGCCCAGCGCGGCTGCACCACATAGTTGTGGATCAGGCCTTGCCCCACAAAGAGGACCGCCGCAAGCATCTTCAGGACATTGCTGTTCTTTCGCATCGTCAAACCTCGCGCTGCTCAAAGATCAGCATGCCGATGATGAGCAGGACGCCGATATAGATCACTCCGTAGCCCGTTGCGGCCAAGTAGTACTGCGTTTCGTTTTGAATCTGGCTGACGGGGTTGATGATGGGGTTCTGAACGTTGAACTTGGCGAAGTTCGGCAAGATCGAGCTCACGATGAGCGCGAAGTATTTGGTAAACGCCGGCATGTTCGGGTTTTCGTTCATCGTCTGGAAGACGGTGGACAGCAGCGAGCCGATAAGGTACAGGCCCCCGCTAAGGAAGAAGTTCACCAAGGGCGTCACGAACGTCGAGAGGCAGATTGCGAGAGCCGCCAGCAGCGACATCTGTACAAAGTACATCATTGGAGGCTTGGCCAAATCGGCCAACGCGCTCATGTTCCCGCCACGGTTCTGCACCGCGTAGACCACCAGCAGCACCGATGTCATCAGCGACATCATCAGCGCGAGTGCGGCGACTGCGCCTAGGTACTTGCCGAGCAGGAACTGCGCTCGGAGGACGGGCTTCGACAGGATAGTGTAAATCGTGCGCCGTTCGATCTCGTTCGGGATCAGATAGACCGTGAGAACGATGGCGATGACCACGCTCGTGAGCTGGATGATGCCCAGCGTCAACCCTTTCAGAACCGCCTCTTCTTGACGAGCAGACAGAACCTGCAATCCGGGAGCGATCGCGACGAAGAGAACGCCGATGAACAGAATGATCAGCAAAACCTTGCGGCGAATCGCTTCGCCGACGGTGGTCGCTGCAATGGAATAGATGACTCTCATGCCTGTGAAACCTCGGTGGCTCTCTTGCCTGCGGCCGTGTCGGCGTCCGCAACAATCTCAACGAACAAATCTTCTAGCCGCTTACGACGTGGGATGACGCTGCTGACAGTCCCGCCACTGGAGCGGATCGAGTCGATTACGGAGTTTGGATCGCGTTCGTCGGGCATATCCAGAATCAGTCGCCCGCTGTTGTACGAAACCAGAGCGTCCGACAGACCGTGGAGCTCCTTACTTAGGGCCTCGCTGACCCCATTTGCGGTGATCTCAATGCGTCCGCCCTTCAGCAGGTCCTCAAGACGACCCTGCGTCGCGACCGTGCCTTTTACGATGATCGCCACGCGGTCGCAGATGCGCTCGACGTCACTGAGCTCGTGACTCGAAATGAAAACCGTCTTGCCCTCATCGCGGAATTGGAGGATCAAGTCACGAATCTCGACGTGCGCGATCGGGTCCAGACCGCCCGTGGGCTCATCC
This genomic interval carries:
- a CDS encoding ABC transporter permease; translated protein: MRVIYSIAATTVGEAIRRKVLLIILFIGVLFVAIAPGLQVLSARQEEAVLKGLTLGIIQLTSVVIAIVLTVYLIPNEIERRTIYTILSKPVLRAQFLLGKYLGAVAALALMMSLMTSVLLVVYAVQNRGGNMSALADLAKPPMMYFVQMSLLAALAICLSTFVTPLVNFFLSGGLYLIGSLLSTVFQTMNENPNMPAFTKYFALIVSSILPNFAKFNVQNPIINPVSQIQNETQYYLAATGYGVIYIGVLLIIGMLIFEQREV
- a CDS encoding ABC transporter ATP-binding protein, producing the protein MGAAIETKSLTKTYRSKQRGSVDVVKSLDLHVEEGEIFGFLGPNGAGKTTTIKMLLNIINPTSGTAQIFGKEVDDMDVHRIISYLPEKPYYYEHMTGIEILRFYASLFGIKDEAKCQALLEKVNLAGDMSKMISQYSKGMQQRIGLAQSLLNDPKLLFLDEPTGGLDPIAHVEIRDLILQFRDEGKTVFISSHELSDVERICDRVAIIVKGTVATQGRLEDLLKGGRIEITANGVSEALSKELHGLSDALVSYNSGRLILDMPDERDPNSVIDSIRSSGGTVSSVIPRRKRLEDLFVEIVADADTAAGKRATEVSQA